The following coding sequences lie in one Osmerus mordax isolate fOsmMor3 chromosome 13, fOsmMor3.pri, whole genome shotgun sequence genomic window:
- the ipo7 gene encoding importin-7: MDPNSLIEALRGTMDPNLREAAERQLNEGHTQANFVSALLQVTMSDQLDLPVRQAGVIYLKNMVTQHWSEGDGSGTETPVNNIPEEDRQFIRDNIVEAIIHSPERIRVQLTTCIHHMIKHDYPGKWTAIVDKIGFYLQSDNSGGWLGILLCLYQLVKNYEYKKPDERSPLVAAMQIFMPMLKDRFIQLLPDPSSDSVLVQKQIFKILYALFQYNLPLELINRQNLTEWMEILKAVVDRDVPPETMAVDEDERPELPWWKCKKWALHILARLFERYGSPGNTTKEYTEFAELFLKGYAVAAQQVLLKVLYQYKEKQYVAPRVLQQTLNYINQGIAHAVTWKNLKPHIQGIIQDVVFPLMCYTDSDEELWQEDPYEYIRMKFDVFEDFISPTTAAQTLLFTSCNKRKEVLQKTMGFCYQILTEPTSDPRKKDGALHMIGSLAEILLKKKIYKDQMEFMLQNHVFPLFRNELGYMRARACWVLHYFCEVKFKSDQNLQTALELTRLCLINDNEMPVKVEAAIALQVLISNQEKAKEYITPFIRPVMQALLHIVRETENDDLTNVIQKMICEYSEEVTPIAVEMTQHLAMTFNQVIQTGPDEEGGDDKAVTAMGILNTIDTLLSVVEDHKEITQQLEGICLQVIGTVLQQHVLEFYEEILSLAHSLTCQQVSPQMWQLLPLVFEVFQQDGFDYFTDMMPLLHNYVTVDTDTLLSDTKYLEIMYSMCKKVLTGDPGEDPECHAAKLLEVIILQCKGRGIDQVVPLFVAAALERLTREVKTSELRTMCLQVAIAALYYSPPLLLNTLENLRFPNNTEPITNHFISQWLKDVDCFLGLHDRKMCVLGLCAMIDLEQRPQAINQVAGQLLPAAILLFNGLKRAYACRAEHENEDEDDDEDGEDEEENAELGSDEDDIDEEGQEYLEMLAKHAGEDGDDEDWEEDDAEETALEGYTTAVDDEDNLVDEYQIFKAILQNIQTRDPAWYQALTQALDEEQGKQLHDIGTLADQRRAAHESKMIEKHGGYKFTVPVVPSNFNFGGNAPGMN; the protein is encoded by the exons ATGGATCCCAACTCATTGATCGAGGCCCTTCGGGGTACCATGGACCCAAACTTGCGCGAAGCTGCGGAGAGACAGCTGAACGAG GGTCACACCCAAGCAAATTTTGTGTCAGCTCTCCTGCAAGTCACCATGTCTGATCAGCTGGATTTGCCCGTCAGACAAGCAG GTGTGATCTACCTGAAGAACATGGTAACCCAGCACTGGAGCGAGGGGGACGGCTCGGGCACCGAGACGCCCGTCAATAACATCCCCGAAGAGGACAGGCAGTTCATCCGAGACAACATCGTGGAGGCCATCATCCACTCCCCCGAGCGCATCAG GGTCCAGCTGACGACATGCATCCATCACATGATCAAGCACGACTACCCCGGCAAGTGGACGGCCATCGTGGACAAGATCGGCTTCTACCTCCAGTCAGACAACAGCGGCGGCTGGCTGGGCATCCTGCTGTGCCTGTACCAGCTGGTCAAAAACTACGA GTACAAGAAGCCGGACGAGCGCAGTCCCCTGGTCGCCGCCATGCAGATCTTCATGCCCATGCTGAAGGACCGCTTCATCCAGCTGCTGCCCGACCCCTCCAGCGACTCTGTGCTGGTGCAGAAACAGATCTTCAAGATCCTCTATGCCCTCTTCCAG TACAACCTTCCCTTGGAGCTGATCAACCGACAGAACCTGACAGAGTGGATGGAGATCCTGAAGGCGGTGGTGGACAGAGATGTTCCTCCG GAGACCATGGCGGTGGATGAAGACGAGAGGCCCGAACTGCCCTGGTGGAAGTGTAAGAAGTGGGCCCTTCACATCCTCGCACGCCTGtttgagag GTATGGCAGCCCTGGTAACACGACCAAAGAGTACACAGAGTTTGCAGAGCTCTTCCTCAAAGGGTATGCGGTGGCTGCACAACAG GTGCTGCTGAAGGTTTTGTATCAGTACAAGGAGAAGCAATATGTTGCTCCCAGAGTGCTCCAGCAAACGCTCAACTATATCAACCAGGGCATCGCACATGCCGTTACCTGGAAGAACCTCAAACCACATATCCAG GGCATCATCCAGGATGTGGTGTTTCCTCTCATGTGCTACACGGACAGCGACGAGGAGCTGTGGCAAGAAGACCCGTACGAGTACATCCGCATGAAGTTTG ATGTGTTTGAGGACTTCATCTCTCCCACCACCGCCGCTCAGACCCTCCTTTTCACCTCCTGCAACAAGAGGAAAGAG GTTTTACAAAAGACAATGGGCTTCTGCTATCAGATCCTGACTGAGCccacctctgaccccaggaagAAGGACGGAGCCCTTCACATGATTGGCTCCTTGGCTGAAATCCTGCTTAAG AAAAAGATCTATAAAGACCAGATGGAGTTCATGCTGCAGAACCACGTCTTCCCCCTGTTCCGCAACGAGCTGGGCTACATGCGAGCCAGG gCATGCTGGGTGCTACACTACTTCTGTGAGGTCAAGTTCAAGAGTGACCAGAACCTGCAGACAGCCTTAGAGCTCACCCGCCTCTGCCTGATCAATGACAACGAGATGCCTGTCAAAGTCGAAGCCGCCATTGCCCTGCAGGTTCTCATCAGCAACCAGGAGAAAG CCAAAGAGTACATCACTCCCTTCATCCGGCCAGTGATGCAGGCCCTCCTGCACATTGTGCGAGAGACGGAGAACGATGACCTCACCAACGTCATCCAGAAGATGATCTGCGAGTACAGCGAGGAGGTCACCCCGATCGCGGTGGAGATGACACAGCACTTG gctATGACCTTCAACCAAGTTATCCAGACAGGTCCTgacgaggaggggggagacgacAAGGCGGTGACCGCCATGGGCATCCTCAACACCATCGACACTCTGCTTAGTGTGGTGGAAGACCACAAAGAG ATCACTCAGCAGCTGGAGGGTATCTGCCTGCAGGTGATTGGCACAGTCCTGCAGCAGCACGTCCTGG AGTTCTACGAAGAGATCCTGTCCCTGGCCCACAGTCTCACATGCCAGCAAGTGTCCCCACAGATGTGGCAGCTCTTGCCGCTGGTGTTTGAGGTTTTCCAGCAAGACGGCTTTGACTACTTCACAG ACATGATGCCTCTGCTTCACAACTACGTCACCGTTGACACAGACACCCTCCTGAGTGACACCAAATATCTGGAAATTATGTACAGCATGTGTAAGAAG GTCCTGACGGGTGACCCGGGTGAGGACCCCGAATGCCACGCAGCCAAACTGCTGGAGGTGATCATTCTGCAGTGCAAAGGACGTGGAATTGATCAG GTGGTCCCCTTGTTTGTGGCCGCTGCGTTAGAGCGGCTGACAAGGGAGGTGAAGACCAGCGAGCTGAGGACCATGTGTCTGCAGGTGGCCATCGCCGCTCTGTACTACagcccccctctgctcctcaacaCCCTGGAGAACCTGCGCTTTCCCAACAACACAGAACCCATCACCAACCACTTCATCTCCCAGTGGCTCAAAGACGTCGACTGCTTCCTGGG GCTCCATGATAGGAAGATGTGCGTGCTTGGCCTGTGTGCGATGATCGACCTGGAGCAGAGACCCCAGGCCATCAACCAGGTGGCGGGCCAGCTGCTCCCAGCAGCCATCCTGCTCTTCAATGGCCTCAAGAGGGCCTACGCCTGTCGAGCCGAACACGAGAACGAGGACGAAGACGACGATGAAgacggagaggatgaggaggagaacg CGGAGCTGGGCAGCGACGAGGACGACATTGACGAGGAGGGTCAGGAGTACCTGGAGATGCTGGCCAAGCATGCGGGCGAGGATGGGGATGACGAGGATTGGGAGGAGGATGATGCTGAAGAGACGGCGCTGGAGGGCTACACTACGGCCGTCGACGACGAAGACAACCTGGTGGACGAGTACCAGATCTTCAAAGCCATACTACAAA ATATTCAGACCCGTGACCCAGCATGGTACCAGGCACTCACACAAGCACTTGATGAGGAACAAGGCAAACAGCTTCATGACATTGGCACACTCGCAGACCAGAGACGGGCAGCACATG AATCCAAGATGATCGAGAAGCATGGCGGATACAAGTTCACGGTTCCAGTGGTGCCATCTAATTTCAATTTTGGAGGCAATGCTCCAGGAATGAATTGA
- the tmem41b gene encoding transmembrane protein 41B, producing MAKKRRERREVNNVSSVHEEGKTNPDEQVIKETQYPGGGSARKSLLLLLSIFTCAASVMYLVYRNFPELSDDEMEKIKIPKDMDDAKALGTVLSKYKDTFYTQVLIAYFTTYVFLQTFAIPGSIFLSILSGYLYPFPLALFLVCLCSGLGASFCYMLSYLVGRPVVYKYLTERAHKWSQQVDKHRDHLINYIIFLRITPFLPNWFINITSPVINVPLGVFFLGTFFGVAPPSFVAINAGTTLYKLTTAGEAVSWNSLAVLGVLAVLSILPVCFQKKLQQKLE from the exons ATGGCAAAGAAACGAAGAGAAAGACGAGAGGTCAACAATGTATCATCTGTACACGaagaagggaagacaaatcctgATGAACAAGTCATCAAAG AAACACAGTACCCTGGAGGGGGCTCGGCTCGcaagtccctcctcctcctgttgtctATCTTTACCTGTGCCGCCTCAGTCATGTACCTTGTTTACAGGAATTTCCCAGAGTTAAGCGA TGATGAGATGGAGAAAATCAAAATCCCCAAAGACATGGACGATGCCAAGGCCTTGGGTACTGTGTTGTCTAAATATAAGGATACCTTCTACACCCAAGTGTTGATAGCCTATTTTACCACCTATGTCTT CCTCCAGACATTTGCAATTCCAGGATCCATCTTCCTTAGCATCTTGTCTGGTTATCTCTATCCCTTCCCCTTGGCCCTCTTCCTGGTCTGCTTG TGTTCTGGTCTGGGGGCCTCTTTCTGCTACATGCTGTCCTACCTGGTGGGGAGACCTGTGGTCTACAAATACCTTACAGAGAGGGCTCATAAATGGTCACAACAG GTTGACAAGCACAGAGACCATCTCATTAATTACATCATATTTTTGAGGATCACTCCATTCCTTCCGAACTGGTTCATCAACATCACCTCGCCTGTTATCAACGTGCCTTTAGGGGTTTTCTTCCTCGGGACATTCTTTG GTGTCGCCCCACCATCATTTGTGGCTATCAATGCTGGCACCACTCTGTACAAACTGACCACAGCTGGGGAAGCAGTGTCCTGGAACTCTCTAGCAGTGCTGGGTGTGCTGGCTGTGCTCTccatcctgcctgtctgcttccaGAAGAAGCTGCAGCAGAAGCTTGAGTAG